The following are encoded together in the Brassica napus cultivar Da-Ae chromosome A9, Da-Ae, whole genome shotgun sequence genome:
- the LOC106441682 gene encoding afadin- and alpha-actinin-binding protein: protein MSFTAPEFDYRFGFSTIGEEHSFADVDNLEHCVKYLNQSLVTYGFSASLDLFATDPVSIARTCNCIYALIQQRQRDVEFRESTNDQRLRLLSDMARLEAKVERLENQLQSKERELGSVTRTEAKNTAALKAQNEKLQKERDEFQRMVIANQQVKTQQLHETKKKEKEYIKLQERLNQVLMEKKKETRSGMEIMNLLQKEGRQRGTWTGKKTDSDFYKKIVDAYEAKNQELMAENTDLRALLRSTQGDMRSFLNANGRTSLDPSQSPLGGKTDVFDLPFRMARGQIEDSLRSKMVSIKERMGQLVDAQKEVTITSEASERELELEAQLVEARSIIQEQESIMSKHLPKTDRRRNSAPPPQSLSGLRG, encoded by the exons ATGTCATTCACTGCGCCGGAATTCGATTACAGA TTTGGTTTCTCAACGATCGG GGAGGAGCATAGTTTCGCCGATGTGGATAACCTGGAGCACTGTGTGAAGTACTTGAACCAGAGCTTAGTCACTTACGGATTCTCAGCCTCGCTCGACCTCTTCGCTACCGATCCT GTTTCGATCGCGAGGACTTGTAATTGCATATACGCTTTGATTCAGCAGAGACAGCGTGATGTGGAGTTCAGAGAATCTACCAATGATCAGAGACTACG ACTTTTATCCGACATGGCGAGACTGGAGGCGAAAGTTGAGAGGCTTGAGAATCAATTGCAATCCAAGGAGAGGGAGCTTGGTTCTGTCACAAGAACGGAAGCCAAAAACACAGCCGCTTTAAAGGCGCAGAACGAGAAGCTACAGAAAGAGAGGGATGAGTTTCAGCGGATGGTCATTGCTAACCAG CAAGTCAAGACTCAACAGTTACatgaaacaaagaagaaagaaaaagagtataTAAAGCTACAG GAGAGGTTAAACCAAGTGTTGatggagaaaaagaaagaaacgagaTCAGGCATGGAGATTATGAATCTACTCCAG AAAGAAGGGAGACAACGTGGAACATGGACTGGGAAGAAAACTGATTCTGATTTCTACAAAAAGATT GTAGATGCATACGAGGCTAAAAATCAAGAACTAATGGCAGAGAACACTGACTTGAGAGCCCTATTGCGATCCACTCAg GGAGACATGCGTTCTTTCTTGAATGCTAATGGCAGAACGAGCTTAGACCCGTCTCAGTCTCCTTTAGGCGGGAAGACG GATGTTTTCGACCTACCTTTTCGTATGGCTCGAGGTCAGATAGAAGATAGTTTACGCTCGAAGATGGTTAGCATCAAG GAACGTATGGGTCAGTTAGTAGACGCTCAAAAAGAAGTAACAATTACTTCAGAAGCGTCAGAGAGGGAACTTGAACTCGAAGCACAACTCGTCGAGGCACGCAGCATTATTCAAGAACAG GAATCTATAATGTCTAAGCATTTGCCAAAGACAGACCGGAGAAGAAACTCAGCTCCTCCTCCACAGTCTCTCAGTGGACTTCGTGGCTGA
- the LOC125578024 gene encoding uncharacterized protein LOC125578024 yields MTISPTRHSDRPSPQSQKTPGSNSIERIPIASRLGPVSTEVRFEDVEFQTDPGSQRDRLPAKDRIGKALASPLSAAAGKKRKPGRPPGPRKVVSSPVPNLPSGSRKRKLHVEKPPTGRKKQNSDGERPRKTVKQSMQKGKNIRKGASTGTPSSSDNVPIVNMIPPRKQFYSSFVHGSTDKNQRNHLWDVLVTKATIREDAWFITGDFNNLLCSQEKEGGQERPEGSFTDMRTFFSEGDLFDLQHSGDPLSWRGQRGDHLVRCRLDRAAANTLWAERFPTARCQYLEADLTSDHKPLLSFFDKGGRRRRGNFRYDRRLCKNEEARKMISNAWRGAGQASVRDKLASTRSAISAWNKTQHRNSQEVIQQQKTALNAALSSPVNDIDLIQVIAAKLNAAYSAEEEYWRQRSRALWLKLGDRNTGYFHATTKNRKRINGFSVIEREDGQMVHKEEEIVQVIGDYFQKMFSSLPGEREDIVNRALQPLLTGEENDSLIAVPTSGEIRDAAFSINAEKAPGPDGFSAGFFHTHWEDVGPDIVKEVQGFFRGEPLPELINETNIRLIPKIPNPQKVSDYRPIALCNVYYKIFSKLLTRRLQPLLSKLISVNQSAFVPGRAIGDNILITHEVLHYLNTSQAEQRCAMAVKTDMSKAYDRLEWEFISLVMVRLGFHQDFVKCVMQCISSVTYSFLINGLPRGKVVPSRGIRQGDPLSPYIFIMCSEVLSGLCNQAKEDGSLQGIRVARGCPRINHLLFADDTMFFLETTQGNCSALTDILTKYESASGQTISKEKSAITFSRRTPAAIKEMVKEELQIQKEGGTGKYLGLPEQFGRRKHDIFSSIVDRIKQKARGWSNKFLSSAGKMVMLQSVLSAAPSYSMSHFALPVSLCKRIQSTVTRFWWDNNEHTRKMAWVSWDSMAKPKALGGLGFRDFQVYNVALLAKLSWRLVQNPDCLLGQVLLGKYCTESNVLTATGPSNMSHGWRSVLVGRDLLIKNLGWVVGNGQDIKVWDDPWLSFSKQVRPMGPPQESTVELRVSDLMCPGTCEWDATKIHSWLPMYEETIRCIKPSQSGALDRIIWLGTKSGVYSVKSGYYSAVDEGDFTPAGPAIASVNWKQSVWQLACAPKVKMFAWKLLKGALPVGERLVERHVPVDPACKRCGEAESINHLFFQCAFARKVWLNAPFSTAPDFSGLLDLAGMWTDLCSITCLPPSGITAGSLAPWILWSIWKERNKFVFEGTSASAESTLSKAIGLAREWICEPKMKPSPSGLVEPIHHPPPPNTVTIRSDAAWKGQGNRAGVGCFRIAPSGTRSISSCIPFVASTIMAEGLALLEAVKMGICDNLKAIRFESDSSQLIKAVNSGDCIPELYGVVSDILSLISVFDFVSFTWIPREFNIQADRLAKAALAVTDPVVVVGVFIPPN; encoded by the exons ATGACTATCTCTCCGACCAGGCACTCTGACCGGCCATCTCCACAAAGTCAGAAGACCCCTGGCTCAAACTCGATTGAGAGAATCCCCATTGCTTCGAGGCTAGGCCCAGTTTCAACTGAGGTCAGATTTGAAGATGTTGAGTTTCAAACCGATCCTGGGTCTCAAAGAGATAGATTACCAGCGAAAGACAGGATTGGGAAAGCACTGGCAAGCCCATTATCAGCTGCTGCAGGGAAGAAAAGGAAACCGGGAAGACCCCCAGGACCCAGGAAAGTAGTCTCGAGTCCGGTCCCCAACCTTCCTTCAGGCTCACGCAAACGAAAACTTCATGTGGAGAAGCCCCCAACAGGTCGGAAGAAACAAAATTCGGATGGAGAGAGGCCTAGGAAAACAGTCAAGCAAAGTATGCAAAAAGGGAAGAACATCAGGAAAGGAGCTTCTACAGGAACCCCGTCGTCTTCAGACAACGTTCCGATCGTCAACATGATCCCACCCA GGAAACAATTCTACTCGTCCTTTGTTCACGGAAGTACGGATAAGAATCAGAGGAATCATCTTTGGGATGTTCTTGTGACAAAGGCGACTATAAGAGAGGATGCTTGGTTTATTACAGGTGACTTTAACAACCTACTCTGTTCGCAGGAGAAGGAGGGGGGCCAGGAACGCCCGGAGGGTTCTTTCACAGATATGAGAACCTTTTTCTCGGAAGGTGATTTGTTTGATCTGCAACACTCAGGTGACCCACTATCGTGGAGAGGACAACGAGGTGATCACCTAGTGAGGTGTAGATTGGACAGAGCTGCTGCTAATACGCTTTGGGCAGAACGCTTCCCTACGGCTAGATGCCAATACCTTGAAGCTGATCTTACCTCTGATCATAAACCTCTCCTATCTTTCTTTGATAAGGGTGGTCGAAGAAGGCGTGGAAACTTTAGATACGATCGCCGTTTGTGTAAGAATGAAGAGGCACGGAAGATGATTTCGAATGCTTGGCGTGGAGCAGGGCAGGCCTCTGTCAGAGACAAGCTGGCGTCTACCCGGAGTGCAATCTCGGCCTGGAATAAGACCCAACACAGAAACAGTCAAGAAGTAATCCAGCAACAGAAAACGGCTCTCAATGCTGCATTGTCTAGCCCGGTGAACGATATTGATTTGATACAAGTCATAGCTGCAAAGCTGAATGCGGCTTACTCGGCGGAGGAGGAATACTGGAGACAACGGAGCCGAGCATTATGGCTCAAGCTGGGAGACCGCAATACCGGCTATTTCCATGCGACCACCAAGAACAGAAAGAGAATAAATGGGTTTTCGGTGATAGAAAGGGAGGATGGTCAAATGGTACATAAGGAGGAGGAGATTGTCCAAGTGATTGGggattattttcaaaaaatgttcTCATCACTACCAGGGGAAAGAGAGGACATTGTCAACCGGGCGCTTCAGCCACTTCTCACAGGCGAGGAGAATGACTCGCTGATAGCTGTTCCCACCTCAGGGGAAATTCGCGATGCTGCTTTCTCCATTAATGCTGAAAAAGCCCCGGGACCAGATGGCTTCTCGGCGGGTTTTTTCCATACTCATTGGGAAGACGTAGGGCCGGATATAGTGAAGGAGGTACAAGGTTTCTTCAGGGGGGAACCACTACCGGAGCTCATCAATGAGACTAACATCCGCCTCATCCCAAAGATTCCCAACCCACAGAAGGTCTCGGACTACCGCCCTATTGCTTTATGTAATGTTTATTACAAAATCTTCTCCAAGCTACTCACACGTCGCCTCCAGCCCCTGTTGAGTAAGCTGATTTCGGTAAATCAATCCGCCTTTGTCCCAGGAAGAGCTATAGGGGACAACATTCTGATTACTCATGAGGTGTTGCATTACCTCAACACGTCGCAGGCTGAACAACGATGTGCGATGGCTGTCAAGACTGACATGAGTAAGGCGTATGACCGGCTCGAGTGGGAGTTTATATCGCTGGTCATGGTTCGATTGGGATTCCACCAAGATTTTGTCAAATGTGTAATGCAATGTATCTCATCGGTTACATACTCCTTCCTCATTAACGGCTTGCCTAGAGGGAAGGTAGTACCGAGTAGGGGAATCCGCCAAGGAGACCCCCTTTCTCCCTACATATTCATAATGTGTAGTGAGGTTCTCTCGGGATTATGTAACCAAGCAAAAGAGGATGGTTCTCTGCAAGGGATAAGAGTGGCAAGAGGCTGCCCTCGGATTAATCATCtcctctttgctgatgatactATGTTCTTCCTTGAAACCACTCAAGGAAACTGCAGCGCACTTACTGACATTCTTACCAAGTACGAGAGCGCGTCTGGCCAAACTATTAGTAAGGAAAAATCGGCTATCACATTTTCCCGACGTACCCCGGCAGCGATTAAAGAAATGGTCAAGGAAGAACTGCAAATCCAAAAAGAGGGGGGAACCGGAAAATATCTTGGCTTACCGGAGCAATTTGGTAGGAGGAAACATGATATTTTTTCCTCCATTGTGGACAGGATAAAACAAAAGGCCCGGGGATGGTCTAACAAGTTTCTCTCCTCAGCAGGTAAGATGGTGATGCTGCAAAGTGTACTTTCAGCAGCCCCTTCCTACTCCATGTCCCACTTTGCTCTTCCTGTGTCTTTATGCAAAAGAATCCAGTCCACTGTGACGAGATTCTGGTGGGATAATAATGAACATACCAGGAAAATGGCGTGGGTTTCATGGGATTCTATGGCCAAACCAAAAGCTCTGGGGGGACTTGGTTTCCGGGATTTCCAAGTGTATAATGTTGCCCTCCTGGCTAAGCTGAGCTGGAGACTAGTTCAAAATCCAGACTGCCTTCTGGGTCAAGTTCTTTTGGGAAAATACTGCACTGAAAGCAATGTCCTAACGGCCACAGGACCTTCTAACATGTCCCATGGATGGCGGAGCGTGCTTGTCGGACGGGATCTTCTGATTAAAAATTTGGGCTGGGTGGTTGGAAATGGACAAGATATCAAGGTCTGGGATGACCCTTGGCTGAGCTTCTCCAAACAGGTACGCCCAATGGGACCACCGCAGGAGAGCACGGTTGAGTTAAGGGTTTCGGACCTCATGTGCCCGGGGACCTGCGAGTGGGATGCGACAAAAATCCACAGTTGGCTGCCTATGTATGAAGAGACTATTCGATGTATCAAGCCAAGCCAATCTGGGGCTCTAGATAGGATTATTTGGCTGGGTACAAAATCAGGAGTTTACTCGGTGAAGTCTGGATATTATAGTGCTGTGGACGAGGGTGACTTTACCCCTGCGGGACCGGCCATCGCTTCTGTAAACTGGAAGCAGTCTGTGTGGCAACTGGCCTGTGCACCAAAGGTGAAGATGTTTGCGTGGAAGCTACTCAAGGGCGCTCTGCCGGTGGGAGAAAGGCTGGTGGAAAGACATGTCCCAGTTGATCCAGCCTGTAAGCGATGTGGTGAAgctgaatctattaatcatCTGTTTTTCCAATGTGCTTTTGCCAGGAAAGTGTGGCTTAATGCGCCTTTCTCAACGGCTCCGGATTTCAGTGGATTACTAGATTTAGCGGGGATGTGGACGGATCTTTGTTCCATTACTTGCTTGCCTCCTTCGGGGATCACTGCTGGGTCACTTGCGCCTTGGATTTTATGGAGTATTTGGAAGGAGCGCAATAAGTTCGTGTTTGAAGGTACCTCAGCCTCAGCAGAAAGTACGCTATCAAAAGCAATTGGATTAGCCAGAGAATGGATTTGTGAACCGAAAATGAAGCCATCGCCGAGTGGTTTGGTTGAACCAATCCACCATCCCCCACCTCCTAACACGGTCACGATCCGATCTGATGCTGCGTGGAAGGGTCAAGGGAACAGAGCGGGTGTGGGATGTTTCCGTATAGCCCCGTCAGGAACTAGATCCATTAGCTCCTGCATTCCTTTTGTAGCTTCGACGATCATGGCGGAGGGTTTGGCTCTACTTGAAGCAGTGAAGATGGGCATCTGCGACAACTTGAAGGCGATACGTTTTGAATCTGATTCCTCGCAACTGATTAAAGCGGTTAACTCAGGGGACTGCATACCTGAACTCTATGGAGTGGTGTCGGATATCCTCTCCCTCATCTctgtgtttgattttgtttctttcacTTGGATTCCTCGTGAGTTTAATATCCAAGCAGACAGACTTGCTAAAGCTGCCTTGGCTGTAACCGATCCGGTGGTGGTTGTAGGAGTGTTTATTCCTCCCAACTAA
- the LOC106441673 gene encoding receptor-like cytosolic serine/threonine-protein kinase RBK2: MKYIRSNSLKRLFSFKRRSFDSDSENSTPHSKCVEGFQEAEQFQRPKWKCFSFEEIHDATNGFSSENLVGRGGFAEVYKGILSKSGEEIAVKRITRGGREDERREKEFLMEIGTIGHVSHPNVLSLLGCCIDNGLYLVFIFSSRGSVASLLHDLNQAPLEWETRYKIAIGTAKGLHYLHKGCQRRIIHRDIKSSNVLLTQDFEPQISDFGLAKWLPSQWSHHSIAPIEGTFGHLAPEYYTHGIVDEKTDVFAFGVFLLELISGKKPVDASHQSLHSWAKTIIKDGEIEKLMDPRIGENFDIQQLHRIAFAASLCIRSSSPCRPSMIEVLEVLQGEDIEKEKWKMEEEEEVKEEFWGYEDLEDCECDSSISLSPPWLFL, translated from the exons ATGAAGTACATTCGAAGCAACAGCCTGAAACGTCTCTTCTCTTTCAAACGACGCAGTTTCGACTCCGACTCTGAAAACTCAACTCCACACTCCAAATGCGTGGAGGGTTTTCAAGAAGCAGAGCAGTTTCAAAGACCCAAGTGGAAATGTTTCTCCTTTGAAGAAATCCACGACGCAACCAACGGTTTCAGCTCAG AGAACTTGGTAGGAAGAGGTGGATTTGCAGAGGTGTACAAAGGGATTTTGAGTAAAAGTGGTGAAGAAATCGCTGTGAAGAGGATAACAAGAGGAGGGAGAGAAGatgagaggagagagaaagagtttCTAATGGAGATTGGAACAATAGGACATGTCTCACATCCTAATGTCTTGTCTCTTCTTGGTTGTTGTATTGACAATGGTCTCTATCttgttttcatcttctcttcaAGAGGCTCTGTTGCTTCTCTCCTTCATG ATTTGAATCAAGCACCATTGGAGTGGGAGACAAGGTATAAAATTGCAATTGGGACAGCAAAAGGGCTTCATTATTTACACAAAGGTTGTCAAAGAAGGATCATCCACAGAGACATTAAATCCTCCAATGTTCTCTTAACCCAAGATTTTGAACCACAG atATCTGATTTTGGGTTGGCAAAATGGCTGCCTTCTCAATGGTCTCACCATTCCATTGCTCCAATTGAAGGCACATTTGG GCACTTAGCTCCAGAGTACTATACGCATGGGATTGTGGATGAGAAGACTGATGTATTTGCCTTTGGAGTGTTCTTGCTTGAACTCATTTCTGGTAAAAAACCTGTTGATGCATCCCACCAAAGCCTACACAGCTGG GCGAAAACGATAATAAAAGATGGAGAGATTGAGAAGTTGATGGATCCAAGGATCGGTGAAAACTTTGATATCCAACAGCTTCATCGCATAGCTTTCGCTGCGTCTCTCTGCATCCGATCATCGTCTCCATGTCGGCCTTCCATGATCGag GTATTAGAAGTACTACAAGGAGAAGATATAGAGAAggaaaaatggaaaatggaagaggaagaagaagtgaagGAAGAGTTTTGGGGATACGAAGATCTTGAGGATTGTGAATGTGATTCTTCAATCTCACTTTCCCCCCCCTGGCTCTTTCTCTAA